The Dokdonia sp. 4H-3-7-5 genomic interval CTTCCATCTGGAAACGTGCGTTTCATATCTAAAAATCCAAAGATATTTACCACCGGCACACAGATGATGGTTCCTCGCTTAGGCTTATTTATCTTTTTTGCGATGAGCTGGCGTACAATTTCAACTCCATTAATTTCATCACCATGAATTCCCGAAGTGATTAAAATTACTGGACCAGGTTTTTTTGCTCGCTCTATGATGATGGGAACCTCTACAGAGGTGGCCGTATAAAGTTTTGCAATATTGAAATTTATAGTAGCGCTCTCACCAGGTATTACCTGTTTACCTAGTATTGTGAGGATGTTGTTTTCGTCTATTTTTGGCACAATCTCTTATATATTACGTTCAATATAGCGAATAATTGTTTTGGCAATATCCTTCCCTGTAGCTTTTTCAATCCCTTCTAAACCTGGAGATGAATTTACTTCTAGAATGAGTGGGCCGCGATCACTTTGCAGCATATCTACACCAGCTACTCCTAGACCCATTGCTTTTGCTGCTTTTATAGCCGCATTTTCCTCTTCGTCTGTTAAGCTTATAATTTCTGCGGTTCCTCCTCTATGCAAATTAGAACGGAACTCTCCTTCTTTACCCTGGCGCTTCATAGCCCCTACAATCTGACCATCTACTACAAATGCTCTAATGTCTGCTCCTTTTGCTTCCTTGATATATTCTTGCACAATCACTCGGGCTTCGAGTCCATTAAAGGCCTCGATTACAGACTCGGCTGCATTTTTGGTTTCGGCAAGCACTACGCCTAAACCTTGAGTTCCCTCAAGTAGTTTTATAATAAGAGGTGCTCCACCTACATGTGCAATCATCTCCTCCACATCTCGGGAGTAGTTTGTAAAAATGGTCTTAGGTAACCCTAGTTTTGATCTAGATAATACTTGTAAACTACGCAGTTTATCTCGACTTCTCACAAGTGCCTGAGAGGTTGTTGTGGTAAAAGCATCCATCATCTCAAATTGCCTCACCACTGCAGTACCATAAAACGTAATAGAAGCACCTATACGAGGTATAATTGCATCTGCTGTCTCAAGTGTGCGTCCTTTGTAAAAGACCGTAGGCTTTTTCTTTTCTATGATAAGGTCACATTTAAGAGGATCAATTACCTCAACGCTATGCCCTCTCTTTAATCCTACTTCTACAAGTCTAGATGTACTGTATAAATGCGGATTACGAGATAATATCTTTAGATTCATTGTTTTTAAGATTGTAGGATACGTTTGTAAACTCAGTATCCACGATGAATTTTTTTGTTAGAAATTTCCTTCCTATCAGAACAGGAAACCTCATATCTTCTCTTGACGAGAGCGTTAATGATATCTTATAAGTCTTACTAAAGATAGTAATACTACTCTGGACTTGATATCTATATTGAGTTTCTCCATTACTACTTCGCACGATGGCAATATCATACTCCTCAAAAATCATTTCTTGACCATTATAGAGTGGATGTTCTTCGTCAAAAAATGTGCACACTAGTTTGTTTTCCTTTTCAACAATACTGTGACAATGTATGGAAGAGGTGTAGGCACCCGTATCGATTTTAATATCAATATCGTAAAATCCTAGAACTGGAAAATCTGCTTTGTCAGTGCGACCTATAGTGCGTTTTGGCATAGTGTGGCAAGTTATAAAATATGTACTTTCTTTATAAAGATTTTAATGCGATTTTTTATGCTTTCGCGAAAGCGTAATCGGCCTCATATATTATCTTTGAGTATGCCTGCTGCTCCAATAGAACTTCAACTCAAAACACTTCCTACAAGTCCGGGAATATATCAATACTACGATAAAAACGGAAAACTGCTTTACGTAGGAAAAGCAAAGAACTTAAAAAAACGAGTACTTTCCTATTTTAATAAAACCCTAGATAACGGCCGCATAAGGACGATGGTCAAAAAGATTCACGAGATGAAGCATATCGTGGTCGAGACCGAGACAGATGCGCTTCTTCTTGAAAACAGTCTTATAAAAGAATATCAGCCACGGTACAACGTACTCCTTAAAGATGATAAAAGCTACCCGTGGATTTGTATAAAAAATGAACGCTTCCCTAGGATTTTCCCTACGCGTAGACTCATTAAAGACGGTAGCGAGTATTATGGTCCATACACGAGTATGAAAACAGTGCGCACACTACTAGACTTGATTAAAAGTTTATATAAGCTTCGCACTTGTAATTATGACCTTTCTAAGGATAAGATAGACGCTGGGAAGTATAAAGTGTGCCTTGAATATCATCTAGGCAACTGCGAAGGCCCTTGTGAAGACAAGCAGTCAGAAAAAGAATATCATGAGCACATAGAACACATACGACAGATTGTAAAAGGGGATTTTAAAGATTCTCTAGCTCGCTTTCGCGAAAAAATGAAGGAGCACGCTGCTGCCATGGAATTTGAAGATGCACAACGCATTAAAGAAAAGCTTGACATCCTTGAAGGGTACCAATCTAAAAGTACGGTGGTTAATCCTAAGATAAGCGATGTTGATGTATTCTCCATTATAAGCGATGAGGGGTATGGGTATGTAAACTTCTTACAGATATCACACGGTGCCATTATTAAGTCTCATACGCTAGAACTCAAGAAGCAACTAGACGAGACCGATAAAGAATTACTAGAACTCGGTATTATTGAGATTCAGCAACGTTTTGACCATAACTCAAAGGAAATCTATGTTCCCTTTGAAGTAGAGCTAGGTGATCAATATAAAATTACCGTGCCTAAACTAGGTGACAAAAAACGCATACTAGAACTCTCTGAACGTAATGCAAAATATTACAGGATGGAACGTTTCAAGCAAACTAAAATAGTAGATCCAGACCGCCATACTAACCGCATCATGGCACAAATGAAGGCAGACCTAAGATTAACTGAGGAGCCTAGACATATAGAATGCTTTGACAACTCAAACATACAAGGTTCAAATCCTGTAGCCGCCTGCGTGGTTTTTAAGAATGGAAAGGCTAGTAAAAGTGATTATCGTAAATTTAATATCAAGACAGTAGAAGGTCCAGATGATTTTGCGAGCATGGAAGAAGTAGTTTATAGACGTTACAAACGACTACTAGCCGAAGATCAACCACTACCTCAACTCATAATCGTAGATGGTGGTAAGGGTCAATTATCTAGTGGTGTAAAGGCACTAGATGACTTAGGCTTGCGTGGCAAAATAGCAATTATAGGTATTGCAAAACGTCTAGAAGAATTATTTTATCCTGGTGACAGTATTCCATTATATCTCGACAAAAAGAGTGAGACCCTTAAAATTATACAACAATTACGTAATGAGGCGCACCGCTTTGGCATCACCTTTCACCGTAATCAACGTAGTAATGCAGCCCTAGGAACAGAACTTGACGCTATACGTGGTATAGGTGAAAAAACAATTGTAGATTTATTAAAACATTACCGTTCTGTTTCAAAAGTAAAAGTGGCAAGCAAAAAAAGTCTCACAGAGGTAATAGGACCATCAAAAGCAGCTATCATATATAATCACTACCACGTTAAAGAATGAAGTACTTCATACTAGTTATAGCCTTAATATTAAGCTTCTCTGCATTTGCGCAAGATGCACAAAAAGAGGATGTAAAAGTAGGTCTTGTACTTAGTGGTGGTGGTGCAAAAGGCTTTGCTCACATAGGCGTTCTTAAAGTTATAGAAGAAGCTGGTGTACGCATAGATTACATTGCCGGCACTAGTATGGGTGCTATTGTAGGAGGACTCTATGCTTCAGGGTATAATGCGGCAGAGTTAGATTCTATTTTTACTTCTGTAAATTTTAATAACATCATTCAAGATAATTTACCTCGTAAGGCAAAGACCTCTTATGAGCGTGACGATGCAGAGCGATATGTAGTATCACTACCGTTTGATCACCTTAAACTATCGCTTCCTAGCTCCTTAAGTAAAGGGCAAAACACTTATAATTTACTGGCTAAAAATCTCGATCACATTTCGAATATTAATGATTTTAGTAAACTCCCGATACCCTTTTTCTGCATCGCTACAGATGTAGAAAAAGGAGAGCAAGTCATCTTGGACAAAGGTTATCTCCCTGAAGCGCTTGGCGCTAGTGGTGCATTACCTTCATTATTTAGTCCAGTACTCATAAACGGAAAACTCCTTATAGATGGAGGTGTTACAAATAACTATCCTGTAGAAGAGTTGCGCGCAAAAGGAATGGACATTATTATTGGTGTGGATGTACAAGATACACTGCGTGGTAGGTCCAATCTCAAATCTGCATCTGAGGTACTATTACAAATCAACAACTATCGCACCGCCAAAGCGATGGAGGAAAAACGCACACAAACAGATATTTACATACGACCTTCTATTGATGCTTATTCTGTGGTTTCCTTTAATGATGGTAAAGTCATTATGGGCACAGGTCGCACTAAGGCGATGGAACAGTATGATGCACTTAAGGAAGTTGCTATGAGGCAAAAACCGCTTTCGCGAAAGCGCATAAAGCCTACTCCACAAGATTCATTACAAATTGCCGCAGTAAGTATTACAGGTAATGAGCAATATACCAGAGCTTACATTCTCGGAAAATTGAAACTTAAACCACCCATAACGGTATCATATGATGACTTTTACAATGGCATTAATAACCTCACAGCCACCGAAAACTTTAACAGAATAGGTCACAGGCTGCAGAAGGTAAATGATGAGTTTGTACTTCACATTGAGCTTAAGGAATCTAGTAGCACGCAATCATTGCGCCTAGCGTTACATTATGATGACCTTTTTCGCACTGCTGCACTCATTAATTTCACAAAAAAAGGAGTGCTTTTTAAAAATGATATTGCCTCTTTAGACTTTATTCTAGGAGACAATATTAGATACGATTTTGACTACTACATTGATAAAGGTTTTTACTGGAGTGTGGGAGTAAACTCTTCTTACACCTCTTTTGAACAAGGGGTAAGCGCTCGTCTTATTGAAGATTTACGTGACATACCTCTAGATGGTATTAATAGGGTGAGCCTTAATTATCAAGACTTAACAAACAGAATTTATGTACAAACGCTACTAGCGAAGCAATTTACATTTGACATAGGTATACAGCATAAGTTTTTAGATATCGAAACAGAAACTGTTGTGTCCACTAATGAGGAAGAAACGGCTGTTATTTTTGAACGAAGTAACCTAGGAGGATTGTACTCTCAATTAAAATATGACTCTCTAGATAACAAATACTTTCCTAACTCAGGAGTTCTTTTTGATGCAGATTTTGATTTATTTCTAGCCTCATCAGATTACAACAATGATTTTACAGAGTTTGGGGTTGCAAATGCACGAATAAAGTATGCTGGAAGTATCGGTAATATATTTACTGCTACCGTTGAAGCTGCAGGAGGTTTTAAAGTAGGTGGAGCAGATAATAATTCGCTTGACTTTTTCTTAGGAGGTTATGGAGCAAAAAAAGTAAATAACATTGTTCCTTTTTTAGGATATGATTATTTAAGTATTGCTGGAGATGGCTATGTCAAAGCATTATTTGAAGTTGATTTTGAGGTTTTTCCTAAAAATCACCTCAACCTCTCAGCAAACTTTGCAAATGTAGGGTATGATATATTTGACAAGCCCGAAAATTGGTTGCCACCGGCTACCTTTTCTGGATATTCCCTAGGGTATGGCTCTGAAACGCTACTTGGACCTTTGCGACTTAAATACACCTATAGCCCAGAAGTTAAACGTAGTGAGTGGTTTATAAGTCTAGGTTACGAATTTTAAACAATTCTTAAGCAATATTTAAATAGCCCACTCGTTGTTGCGGTTTTATAGTTTTTTTAACCTTTTTGTTTTAATATTTGGCACATATCGTGGTTTCTATTGGTAAATGTTTAATCTAAAAATCATTCATCATGAAAATCAACACCATCATCCTCTCCGTAACCTTCTTTACTTTCTTTTTAAGCTGTGATTCTTCAACAGAAAATAATAGTGAACATGGTACTCAAGAAACTCTTGCCATCACAACTCCAAAAGTTCTCGCGACTCCAACTCAATTTTATGTGAACTCTTCCTCTGGTCTATCACTAAGATCAGGAACAAATCTCACCTCAAAAAAAATTCTCACACTTCCTTATGGTGCACAGGTATTCCTATTAAGTAATCCTGAGCACACAGAAATGACGGTAGATGGAATTAAAGGCGAGATGATAGAAGTAAACTATCAGGGAGCAACAGGCTTTGCTTTTAATGGATACTTAACATCGCTTGCTCCACCGCAACCAAATGAAGGTCTAGAAGCATACATAAACCGCATAAGCACTCCAGAACACCCTATTAAAGTAGTCAAGAAGGCCAATAAAAAGGGAGAGGATTATGGAATGACTACAACGCTAGTACTTCCTGCAAAAAACTGGAATGAAGCCTACCGAATATCTCAGCGTCTCTTTAATCTTCCTAAAGGGATAAATCCAGAACTTTCAAATAGAAAAGAAACAGTAACTATTATAAATGGTGAGAAAAGAGACCGCACACAAATAGATGAACTTACTATTAATGTTACTCCAAAGGGTGCAATAACAAATATCACTTACTCATATGCGTTAAGAGATTATAAGCGCACTATCATCATCAAACAATCTGCTAATGCTTTTGTGATCACAGAGGAAGAAATATCTCTATAAATCTCATTAACTAAAAATGGGTAGCCAGTGGCTACCCATTTTTTTATACATTATACGGAGAATTACACCTCAGAAACACGGAGTGTATTAACCATTCCTTTATCTAGTAATGGCATTGCTACTAGGTTGATAAGCATATCTCCTTTATCTACCAATTCTGTATTTAAAGCCATTTGTCTTATGTCTTCTACCGTCTCATCTGTACTTACAAATTTGTCATAAAACAATGCTTTTACACCCCATAATAGGTTAAGCTGTGTAAGTATGCGCTTATTTGATGTAAATACAAGAATGTGGGATGATGGTCTCCATGCTGAGATTTGAAATGCTGTGTAACCACTATTTGTTAAGGTAGTAATTGCTTTTGCATCTATCTCATCTGCCATGTGAGCCGCGTGATAACATATTGCTTTAGTAATGTAACGTTTAGTCTTAATGTGTGGTGGTGCCTGCGGAACTTTAATAAGATCTGAATCTTCTACGTTACGACATATAGAAGCCATCTTTTCAATCACCTGCACCGGGTATTGACCTACAGAAGTTTCTCCAGAAAGCATTACTGCATCTGCTCCGTCCATTACAGAGTTTGCAACGTCATTTACCTCAGCACGTGTAGGCGTAAGGCTAGAAATCATTGTTTCCATCATTTGTGTAGCAATGATTACTGGTATTCTTGCTTTTTTTGCGCGCAATACTAATTGCTTTTGCACTAACGGCACCTCATGTGCTGGAATTTCTACACCTAGATCTCCACGCGCCACCATTAAAGCATCACAATAAGCAACAATCTTATCAATATTTGCTACAGCCTCAGGTTTTTCAATTTTGGCAATGATTGGCACTTTATGGTCAGAGTGTTTCTTAATCAACTCTTGTAATTGCTGCAAGTCTTCTGCATGTCTTACAAAAGAAAGTGCCATCCAGTCCACCTTAAGTCCTAAAGCGAAAATTGCATCTTTTACGTCTTTTTTAGTGAGTGCTGGAAGTGATATGTCTGTATTAGGTAAGTTTACCCCTTTTTTAGAACGTAACGGTCCTCCTTGAATTACCGTAGCCTCAACTTCTGTTTTACCATCTGTTTCATCAACTTGAAACATCAATTTACCATCATCTAGTAAAATGCGCTCACCTGCTTTTACGTCACGAGGAAACTGCTTATAATTCATATAAACACGATCCTTTGTTCCTTCAAATTCGCTTTCTGTTGAGAAGGTAATTTTATCTCCAGGATTTACAACTACCTCTTCCTTCATTTTTCCTATACGAAGTTTTGGCCCTTGTAAATCTGCTAGGATTGATGTGTTGTATCCAGTCTCTTCGCTTAGTTCACGAATCATAGCTACGCGCTCCTTAACATCTTCATAGTCTGCATGTGAAAAGTTAATGCGGAATACATCTACTCCTGCATTCATCATGTCTAGCAATACTTGTCGCTTACTAGTTGCTGGCCCTAGCGTTGCAACTATCTTGGTTTTTTTTCTTTTCTGCATTATTCAAAAATTAAGTGTTCTTTATTTTTTAACGAGCTTACGTCTACTTCATAAGCGGTAACAATATGTGATATTTGATTGAGAATTTTTAGTGCTTTAGCTTTCGCGAAAGCGTTACCATCCTCAACCACTTTTATAAAATAATCTACTTGTGGCATCTCAGGAATAAAGTAGGTAGTCTTGAGTGTTTTCTCTGATTCAAAAAGACCTACAACAGCCTTAGCTTCTACTTCTATCTTTGTCTTATTTGATAATACATAGTAATCTACGTACTGATGCTCATCATTAAATTCAAAAAAGGGATAGCTTGCCTCTTCTTCTCGATTGCCAATAATGAGGTCTTCACGAGAACGAGATAGTCTTAATCCAAGATTCTTATTAAGTAAGTATGCCAAGTAATATGGCTCTAATGAACCATGTATAGCTATGAGCGTAAAGTCATAACCAATGGAGTCTTCCAAAAGAATTTTATACATTCCCATAACGTTTAAGCAAGTTAGAAAGATACAAAGAAGCATCCGAAGGAATACGCGAGAGGTATTAAAGTTACGTAAACGTTTTCGCTAGAAATTGTAAAGTAATTAACCTAAAGGCAATGTGAATGTAACGAGAGTTCCTTTACCATCTTCACTTTCTATAAGTATATCTCCCCTATGAGCCTTGAGATACTCATTACTTAAAACTAGTCCTAAACCTGAACCTTTCTCGTTTCTAGTGCCCACCCGACTTGTGATTTCAGTTAAGTCAAAGAGTCGTTGCTTGTCATGTTCTGGAATCCCTATTCCGTTATCTTCAATACTAAAGACAAACTTATTATCTAGCCTTGTAAGCTCAATCACTATGATATCATTATCGTGTGAAAACTTAATTGCATTAGACAGTACATTTCTAATTATGGTCGCCACCATATTTTTATCTCCTACTACTTCACCTTTAAAGCTTGACTCTAGACGTATATTGAGCCCTTTATTTTGAAGAGCGTGGTTTTGTATTTTAATTTGATCTTTTGTAATAGACATGATATCTAATGCAACAGGAGTAAATTCAACTTGATCTGTTTGAAGTTTTGACCATTTTAGAAGGTTGTCAAGTAATGAAATACTATTTCGGCTAGAGTCTTCAAGAGAGTTTATTATAGTGGTGTTTTGATTGTTATTTGCGTGTTCTACTTTTAACACATCTAAAAAGTTTATTACGGATGATAGAGGACCTCTAAGATCGTTTGCTAAAATTGAAAAAAACTTATTTTTAGTAGCTACTAACTCTGACAATCGGACCTTTTGTGAGGCAATAATTTTATTCTTACGCTCATACAAATAATACTGACTTATCAAAAAGAACATAAATCCTAATATGGCGAGATACCACAAACATGATGTAACGCCTAGCGCTAAGAAACCTTCATGAGACTTCTTATAGGCGGTGCTCAATATAAATTCTTTATTGTAAAAAGGGACTACACTAGAGATATAGGTTTCTTCTTTGACATCAAAGTTTTTAAAAAACTCTGGATCCTCATTTACAGAATATATTTTTTGTCCATTATGGGCTCTACTACGATCAAAGTAATTACCGTTACTACTTTTAAACTTAAAGACAAAATCATCTTTATTAGTATGAACATATGCTTTATCTAAAATAGGGGCAAACTCTGCAATACTAGTTATATAACCCATAGAATTACCAAGGCTGTCCAAAACACCAAAACCTAATGGAAGTCCTACTCTACCTTCTAATAAATTTGTGGGGTCTGAGGCATAGAAATTACTCTTACGCATTAAAGAGTCCATTCTCAATGTACCCTCCTTTCCTATAAATTTCGCTATTGATTTTCCTACCAAATTTGCATTAGGTACAGGCTGCATGGTAAAGTCAAAAATAAAAATATGGCTCGTATCAATATATGAGACACTAAAGGGACGTTCCATGATAAGTCCACCTAGCTGCCGTTCTATGAAGGAAGATATATCGTTCTCTGTAAAGCTCCCATTAGATATTTCAATATAACTTTTTACTCCAGAAATTAGAGTCGCATAATTGTTAAGAGCTTCTTGAAATTCCTTTGCAGCTTCTCTATTTGCTCTTTCTAAGTTAAGTGTACGAGCAGCTTCCTCTTGTTGTATTATGCGAGATGTACCCCAATAAACAGCAATTGCCGTTATGAGTGCAAGGAATGCAAAAACGAGATAGTATCTCTTTGGAAATTTTACTAACATAAGGGGTGGAGCCCTAAGACTCTAATCTTTAATCTTCTAGGGGAAAAAGATGATTAAAAAGCTAATGTAGTAAAATCAATTAATAAACTTACGTTATTGAGTTTCAATTTCTCGTTGAAAAGCATAAAAAGTGCGTTTTGAAGCTATTTCTTCTGCCTTTTTCTTACTTGTAGCACGAGCTTTTGCAACAACCTTACCATCTATAAAAAGTTTTACCCCAAAATGCTTTACAGTGTCTTGACCAGTATCTTCAAAAGTTTCAAATTTAAAGGTGCGCTTTTCTTTTTGGCACCATTCTATCAATACACTCTTGTAACTAATGATACGGCCCTCAAGCTTCTCTATATCTACATAGGGCTCTATAACACGCTTAGCTATAAACTTCTCGCAATATTTATAACCTCGATCAAGGTAAATGGCACCAACTAAAGCTTCAAAAAGATTACCATGAATATTAACCCCAAAATTATCTAGGGGAATACTTGCTCTCACATATCTCACAAGATTGAGATCTCTGCCTAGCTCATTGAGATGCTTACGACTCACCACCTTAGATCTCATTTTAGTTAAATATCCTTCATTACCACCTTGTACGGCATTAAAGAGATGTGCTGCAATAACAGACCCGAGCATTGCGTCTCCTAAAAACTCTAATCGCTCATAATTAAGAGGATTACCATCTGCTTTTTTAAGACCTAGAGAACGATGGGTAAAAGCTTTCTCATAGTACTTTATCTCTTTCGGTTTAAAGCCTATAATAGCATGCATTCGCATAAAAAAACTCCCGTCCTTTTCAGCACGAGAGTTAAATATTTTTTTAAATGCGCTCATCTATTAATTTAAGCGTCAATTTTTTTAAATAATACGCAAGCATTGTGACCTCCAAAACCAAAGGTGTTACTCATCGCTACGTTTACTTCTCTCTTTTGCGCTTTATTAAGCGTTAAGTTAAAAGAGGGATTTATATTCTCATCTACTGTAGTATGATTGATTGTAGGAGGGACAAGGCTATGTTGCATCGCAAGGATGGCAGCAATAGACTCTACAGCTCCTGCAGCACCTAGAAGGTGTCCAGTCATAGACTTAGTAGAATTAATATTTATTTCTTTTGCATGGTCACCAAAAACTTTTTTGATAGCCTTTAGCTCTGCTACATCCCCTAGAGGAGTAGATGTTCCGTGCGTGTTGATGTGATCTACATCTTCAGGGTTAAGTCCCGCGTCACGTAAACAATTAAGCATTACACGCTCTACACCTATACCATCTGGATGAGGTGCTGTCATGTGATAAGCATCACTAGACATACCGCCACCTAGAACCTCGGCATAAATTTTGGCGCCACGCGCCTTAGCATGTTCATACTCTTCTAAGATTAATGCACCACTACCTTCTCCTAATACAAAACCATCTCTAGTTGCGTCAAAGGGTCTTGAAGCCGTTTCAAAATCGTCATTTCTAGTTGACAACGCATGCATTGCATTAAAACCACCCATACCAGCTTGCGTTACCGCAGCCTCAGATCCTCCCGTAACAATAATATCACATTGCCCTAAACGTAAATAGTTAAAGGCATCTATCATTGCATTTGCAGAAGAAGCACAAGCAGAAACCGTCGTATAGTTAGGTCCCATAAAGCCATGCTTGATAGAGATATTACCAGGGGCAATATCTGCAATCATCTTAGGTATAAAGAAAGGATTAAATCTAGGAGTGCCATCTCCAGCACCAAAGTTAAGGACTTCATTCTGGAATGTTTCCAAACCACCTATACCGGCTCCCCATATAACCCCAACCCTAAATTTATCAACAGAGTCAAGATCAATGCCCGCATCACTGATAGCTTCATCTGAAGCTACCAGTGCATACTGAGCAAATCTATCGAGCTTTCGAGCTTCTTTCCTATCAAAGAAGTCGAGAGCGTCAAAGTTTTTAAGTTCACAAGCAAACTTCGTTTTAAACTTTTCTGCATCAAAATAGGTGATGGGCGCGCACCCGCTTTTCCCTGTAGAAAGTCCTTCCCAGTATTCCTGAATATTATTTCCTATCGGGGTAAGTGCACCAAGTCCGGTAACTACTACTCGCTTTAACTCCATAAATAAAGACTTATTTTGCCTCTTCTATATAAGATACTGCTTGACCTACTGTCGCAATATTTTCTGCTTGATCGTCTGGAATTTGGATATCAAATTCTTTTTCAAACTCCATAATGAGTTCCACTGTGTCTAGTGAATCAGCGCCTAGGTCGTTTGTGAAGCTCGCTTCCGTTACAACTTCGTTTTCGTCTACTCCTAATTTGTCTACGATAATCGCTTTTACTCTTGATGCAATGTCTGACATAATTTTCTAATTTAAATTTTTATTTAAGTCGCAAAAATAACAAACTTTACCGTTAAACAAGTTTGCAACTCAAAAATGTGAAGGTAATTTACGGAAATATAAAATAAGTTCCTTTCCATAACCTTCAAATAGTTACTAATATTTCTTTATTTCGCACCCACAACAGCAACAAGAAAAATGAAACGAATTGTGATTTTTGCCTCGGGTAACGGTACAAATGCCCAGCGTATTATAGAGTTTTTCCAGGATCGTACGGATGCACAAGTCGTGCAAGTTCTTAGTAACAATCCGCGTGCCAAAGTACTTCAAAGAGCCTCAGCCCTTGATGTTGCTGCGTTTAGTTTTAACAGAAAAGCGTTCTATAAAGGTGATGATGTACTCCATCTTCTTAAGGCTACACAACCAGATGTCATCATTTTGGCAGGTTTTTTATGGCTATTTCCAGAAAAAATAATTTCGGCGTTTCCAGATAAGGTCATAAATATACACCCAGCATTGCTCCCAGATTTTGGAGGAAAAGGCATGTACGGCATGAATGTGCATAAGGCTGTTTACGCTTTCGCGAAAGCGCAACACGATAAAAATCCTTCTCAAAAGATATATACAGGCATCACCATTCATAAAGTAACGCCAGAATATGACAAAGGAGATTTCTTATTTCAAGCCAAAGTTGAAGTAAGCCAAGAAGACACCCCAGAAGCAATTGCCGAAAAAATACACCAACTAGAATACACTCATTTTCCAGAGGTGATTGCTGAGTTTTTATCATAATAGGATGAGAAAGCTGTTTTTCTTAGGACAAATTATAGTAATACATCTGTGGTTTATATTTTCTACGTATACTCTATTTACTGAAGAAAAACAAACATATCTAGGGGTTGAAGAAAACAAAGGTTTCAGTACTAATGAATATGTTTTCTATGTGTCACTATTAATATTAGTATTTTACTACTTATTCATTTTCCTAAGGAAATATCGAAGCACTAAGAATTAAAACAAATGGCAAAAACAAAAAAATTCTATGTAGTCTGGGAAGGTAAAAAACCTGGTATCTATGATTCTTGGAAGGAATGCAAGAAGATGATAGATGGTTATGCCGGTGCAAAGTACAAGAGTTTTGAAACCTTTGCCAAAGCAAAAAACGCATATAACGGAGACTATAACGACTTTAAAGGCTCCTCAAAAAAGAAAAAAGTACTCTCCGCCGAAGAAAAAGCCAAATATGGCTTCCCCAACCTCTACTCTAT includes:
- a CDS encoding acyl carrier protein, giving the protein MSDIASRVKAIIVDKLGVDENEVVTEASFTNDLGADSLDTVELIMEFEKEFDIQIPDDQAENIATVGQAVSYIEEAK
- the pyk gene encoding pyruvate kinase yields the protein MQKRKKTKIVATLGPATSKRQVLLDMMNAGVDVFRINFSHADYEDVKERVAMIRELSEETGYNTSILADLQGPKLRIGKMKEEVVVNPGDKITFSTESEFEGTKDRVYMNYKQFPRDVKAGERILLDDGKLMFQVDETDGKTEVEATVIQGGPLRSKKGVNLPNTDISLPALTKKDVKDAIFALGLKVDWMALSFVRHAEDLQQLQELIKKHSDHKVPIIAKIEKPEAVANIDKIVAYCDALMVARGDLGVEIPAHEVPLVQKQLVLRAKKARIPVIIATQMMETMISSLTPTRAEVNDVANSVMDGADAVMLSGETSVGQYPVQVIEKMASICRNVEDSDLIKVPQAPPHIKTKRYITKAICYHAAHMADEIDAKAITTLTNSGYTAFQISAWRPSSHILVFTSNKRILTQLNLLWGVKALFYDKFVSTDETVEDIRQMALNTELVDKGDMLINLVAMPLLDKGMVNTLRVSEV
- the fabF gene encoding beta-ketoacyl-ACP synthase II, producing MELKRVVVTGLGALTPIGNNIQEYWEGLSTGKSGCAPITYFDAEKFKTKFACELKNFDALDFFDRKEARKLDRFAQYALVASDEAISDAGIDLDSVDKFRVGVIWGAGIGGLETFQNEVLNFGAGDGTPRFNPFFIPKMIADIAPGNISIKHGFMGPNYTTVSACASSANAMIDAFNYLRLGQCDIIVTGGSEAAVTQAGMGGFNAMHALSTRNDDFETASRPFDATRDGFVLGEGSGALILEEYEHAKARGAKIYAEVLGGGMSSDAYHMTAPHPDGIGVERVMLNCLRDAGLNPEDVDHINTHGTSTPLGDVAELKAIKKVFGDHAKEININSTKSMTGHLLGAAGAVESIAAILAMQHSLVPPTINHTTVDENINPSFNLTLNKAQKREVNVAMSNTFGFGGHNACVLFKKIDA
- a CDS encoding IPExxxVDY family protein, whose amino-acid sequence is MYKILLEDSIGYDFTLIAIHGSLEPYYLAYLLNKNLGLRLSRSREDLIIGNREEEASYPFFEFNDEHQYVDYYVLSNKTKIEVEAKAVVGLFESEKTLKTTYFIPEMPQVDYFIKVVEDGNAFAKAKALKILNQISHIVTAYEVDVSSLKNKEHLIFE
- a CDS encoding sensor histidine kinase, whose product is MLVKFPKRYYLVFAFLALITAIAVYWGTSRIIQQEEAARTLNLERANREAAKEFQEALNNYATLISGVKSYIEISNGSFTENDISSFIERQLGGLIMERPFSVSYIDTSHIFIFDFTMQPVPNANLVGKSIAKFIGKEGTLRMDSLMRKSNFYASDPTNLLEGRVGLPLGFGVLDSLGNSMGYITSIAEFAPILDKAYVHTNKDDFVFKFKSSNGNYFDRSRAHNGQKIYSVNEDPEFFKNFDVKEETYISSVVPFYNKEFILSTAYKKSHEGFLALGVTSCLWYLAILGFMFFLISQYYLYERKNKIIASQKVRLSELVATKNKFFSILANDLRGPLSSVINFLDVLKVEHANNNQNTTIINSLEDSSRNSISLLDNLLKWSKLQTDQVEFTPVALDIMSITKDQIKIQNHALQNKGLNIRLESSFKGEVVGDKNMVATIIRNVLSNAIKFSHDNDIIVIELTRLDNKFVFSIEDNGIGIPEHDKQRLFDLTEITSRVGTRNEKGSGLGLVLSNEYLKAHRGDILIESEDGKGTLVTFTLPLG
- the rnc gene encoding ribonuclease III, producing the protein MSAFKKIFNSRAEKDGSFFMRMHAIIGFKPKEIKYYEKAFTHRSLGLKKADGNPLNYERLEFLGDAMLGSVIAAHLFNAVQGGNEGYLTKMRSKVVSRKHLNELGRDLNLVRYVRASIPLDNFGVNIHGNLFEALVGAIYLDRGYKYCEKFIAKRVIEPYVDIEKLEGRIISYKSVLIEWCQKEKRTFKFETFEDTGQDTVKHFGVKLFIDGKVVAKARATSKKKAEEIASKRTFYAFQREIETQ